In one Choloepus didactylus isolate mChoDid1 chromosome 1, mChoDid1.pri, whole genome shotgun sequence genomic region, the following are encoded:
- the LOC119512305 gene encoding LOW QUALITY PROTEIN: olfactory receptor 5K1-like (The sequence of the model RefSeq protein was modified relative to this genomic sequence to represent the inferred CDS: inserted 1 base in 1 codon): MVEITEDNHSLTNEFILIVFSYNPELKPLLFVVFFAIYLITMVGNLGLVVLIYMEHHLHTPMYIFLGNLALMDSCCSCAITPKVLENFFSEDRKISLSECMAQFYFLCFAETADCFLLSAMAYDRYVAICSPLQYHTRMSKNLCIQMITGAYIAGNLNSMIHVGLLFRLTFCGSNQINHFXCDVLPLYRLSCVNPFINELMILIFSGSIQIFTISTVLISYFYILFTIFKMRSKEGNSKALSTCASHFLCVSIYYGSILFMYVLPSTVKEGKNDTPVAVFYTLVIPLLNPFIYSLRNKEVINVMKIIIMRNSHILE; encoded by the exons ATGGTAGAGATAACTGAAGATAACCACTCCTTGACAAATGAATTCATCCTAATAGTATTTTCATATAACCCAGAGCTGAAGCCCCTTCTGTTTGTGGTGTTCTTTGCCATCTATCTGATCACCATGGTGGGGAATCTTGGTTTGGTGGTACTGATCTACATGGAGCATCATCTACACACACCAATGTACATCTTTCTGGGCAACCTGGCTCTGATGGATTCCTGTTGTTCCTGTGCCATTACCCCTAAAGTGTTAGAGAACTTCttttcagaagacagaaaaatttccctcAGTGAATGCATGGCacagttttattttctctgctttgCTGAAACTGCAGACTGTTTTCTTCTCTCAGCAATGGCCTATGACCGGTATGTGGCAATATGTAGCCCACTGCAGTACCACACCAGGATGTCAAAGAACCTCTGCATTCAGATGATCACGGGAGCCTACATAGCTGGAAACCTGAATTCCATGATTCATGTAGGCTTACTTTTTAGGTTAACTTTTTGTGGTTCTAAtcaaattaatcatt tttgtGATGTTCTTCCATTGTACAGACTCTCTTGTGTCAACCCTTTCATCAATGAGCTGATGATACTTATCTTTTCAGGGTCAATTCAAATCTTCACTATTAGCACAGTCCTAATCTcatatttttatatccttttcaCTATTTTCAAAATGAGATCTAAAGAGGGAAATAGCAAAGCCTTATCAACTTGTGCTTCCCACTTTCTCTGTGTCTCAATATACTATGGCTCTATTCTGTTCATGTATGTTCTACCTAGTAcagttaaagaaggaaaaaatgatacACCAGTTGCTGTTTTTTATACTCTTGTAATTCCTTTACTAAACCCTTTTATTTATAGTTTAAGAAATAAGGAAGTAATAAAtgttatgaaaataattataatgagaAATTCTCACATTTTGGAATAA